The Bombus fervidus isolate BK054 chromosome 6, iyBomFerv1, whole genome shotgun sequence genome contains a region encoding:
- the Hdc gene encoding histidine decarboxylase isoform X1: protein MNLEEYRKHGKEMVDYIADYLANIRSRRVYPAVSPGYLRNVLPTSAPVDGEPWEDIFADIERCIMPGVTHWQSPHMHAYFPALNSPASLLADMLADAINCLGFTWASSPACTELETIVMNWLGKMIGLPDKFLHCPGGSGGGGVIQTTASEATLVCLLAARTRAIRDVQQSEPDRLPAEINSRLVAYCSDQAHSSVEKAGLIGLVRMKYVDSDSQLSMRGEALLEAITHDRAAGLLPFFVCATLGTTGACAFDNLKEVGLVCEQNGLWLHVDAAYAGSAFVCPEFRGWLQGIEYADSIAFNPSKWLMVHFDCTAMWVKSSQALHRTFNVDPLYLKHENSGLAIDYMHWQIPLSKRFRALKLWFVIRNYGITGLQKHIREGVRLAQKFEALVLADARFEIPATRHLGLVVFRLRGENNLTERLLKKMNSRGRVHCVPAALHGKYVIRFTVTSTNTTNEDILRDWAEIRNTANEILGDTTTSPVRAKVPLAGNAETNEKNENFGSSLLLANSPMSPKIVNGSFAAIYDTADVFEECTKAFGQLRLEARDSPAMRRRIRGILMSGKQFSLDSRMDLVQGYVSCRPAREMASELPLQEDEDFGTSEISDANQSKNDDPGECSTNQQEAEVSGNIDKSLRRQISNTRPNYVVNGSVKIGSQDCSNTLTSIMSAESNLPRSETIAAIGHRPYSSDLSSMQGHNENPDEGNEGSMGDAAVCRKCGHCMKKE, encoded by the exons ATGAATCTAGAGGAATACCGCAAGCATG GAAAAGAAATGGTGGATTACATTGCCGATTATCTGGCGAATATTCGATCTCGACGCGTTTACCCGGCGGTTTCTCCCGGTTACCTGAGAAACGTTTTGCCTACATCCGCACCTGTGGATGGCGAACCTTGGGAGGATATATTCGCGGACATCGAAAGGTGCATCATGCCAGGAGTGACGCATTGGCAGAGTCCACATATGCACGCCTATTTTCCAGCCCTTAATTCACCTGCAAGTCTGCTAGCCGATATGCTGGCCGACGCAATCAATTGTCTTGGATTTACTTGG GCTTCGAGTCCTGCGTGTACAGAACTCGAGACGATCGTAATGAACTGGCTCGGGAAAATGATTGGCCTGCCAGATAAATTCTTACATTGTCCTGGAGGATCTGGAGGTGGTGGCGTGATACAAACAACTGCATCCGAAGCCACTCTCGTTTGCTTACTCGCAGCGAGAACCCGAGCAATTAGAGACGTGCAACAAAGTGAACCGGATCGTTTGCCCGCTGAGATTAATTCGCGTCTTGTCGCGTATTGCTCCGACCAG GCTCATTCCAGTGTAGAGAAAGCTGGATTGATAGGATTAGTTCGAATGAAGTATGTTGATTCTGACAGTCAACTAAGTATGAGAGGAGAGGCTTTGCTCGAAGCAATAACGCACGACAGAGCTGCGGGATTACTTCCCTTTTTT GTTTGCGCTACTTTGGGTACAACGGGTGCCTGTGCTTTCGATAATCTCAAAGAAGTTGGTCTTGTGT GTGAACAGAATGGACTCTGGTTGCACGTGGATGCAGCTTACGCAGGCAGTGCATTCGTGTGCCCTGAATTTCGTGGCTGGCTTCAAGGAATAGAATATGCCGATTCAATTGCATTTAATCCTAGTAAATGGCTCATGGTGCATTTTGATTGCACCGCTATGTG GGTGAAAAGTAGCCAAGCATTGCATAGAACCTTTAACGTGGATCCATTGTATTTGAAGCATGAAAACTCAG GGCTTGCTATCGATTATATG CACTGGCAAATTCCATTGTCAAAGAGATTCAGAGCGCTGAAATTGTGGTTCGTCATTAGAAATTACGGAATCACCGGTCTTCAGAAGCATATTCGCGAG GGCGTCAGGCTGGCACAAAAATTTGAAGCGCTCGTTTTAGCAGACGCGCGCTTCGAAATTCCAGCAACGAGGCATCTTGGACTTGTAGTGTTTCGTCTTCgtggagaaaataatttaacagaACGTTTATTGAAAAAGATGAATTCGAGGGGCCGTGTTCATTGCGTACCAGCTGCTTTGCATGGGAAATACGTGATTCGATTTACGGTCACTTCGACTAA CACCACTAATGAAGATATCTTAAGAGACTGGGCCGAGATACGAAATACAGCGAACGAAATTCTAGGAGATACCACAACTTCTCCTGTACGAGCAAAAGTTCCACTTGCAGGTAACGCAGAAACGAACG AGAAGAACGAAAATTTCGGTTCAAGTTTGTTGTTGGCTAATTCTCCAATGTCACCAAAAATTGTGAATGGCAGCTTCGCTGCAATATACGATACTGCGGATGTATTCGAAGAATGCACGAAAGCGTTTGGTCAACTACGCCTCGAAGCTAGAGATAGTCcag CTATGCGGCGCCGGATTCGAGGAATATTGATGTCAGGAAAACAATTCTCTTTAGATTCCCGCATGGATCTCGTACAG GGATACGTTAGTTGTCGCCCAGCTAGAGAAATGGCGTCGGAATTACCATTGCAAGAGGACGAAGATTTTGGAACTAGTGAAATCTCTGACGCTAATCAATCAAAAAATG ATGACCCTGGTGAATGTTCAACTAACCAACAAGAGGCGGAAGTTTCCGGAAACATAGACAAATCGTTAAGAAGACAAATTTCTAATACTCGCCCAAATTACGTCGTGAATGGCTCGGTAAAGATCGGTTCTCAAGACTGCTCGAATACTCTAACGTCCATAATGTCTGCCGAAAGTAATTTGCCGAGAAGTGAAACAATAGCTGCGATCGGTCATCGTCCATATAGCAGCGATTTGTCATCGATGCAGGGCCACAATGAGAATCCTGATGAAGGAAATGAAGGCAGCATGGGGGACGCAGCTGTATGCAGAAAATGTGGCCATTGCATGAAGAAGGAATAG
- the Hdc gene encoding histidine decarboxylase isoform X2 — translation MNLEEYRKHGKEMVDYIADYLANIRSRRVYPAVSPGYLRNVLPTSAPVDGEPWEDIFADIERCIMPGVTHWQSPHMHAYFPALNSPASLLADMLADAINCLGFTWASSPACTELETIVMNWLGKMIGLPDKFLHCPGGSGGGGVIQTTASEATLVCLLAARTRAIRDVQQSEPDRLPAEINSRLVAYCSDQAHSSVEKAGLIGLVRMKYVDSDSQLSMRGEALLEAITHDRAAGLLPFFVCATLGTTGACAFDNLKEVGLVCEQNGLWLHVDAAYAGSAFVCPEFRGWLQGIEYADSIAFNPSKWLMVHFDCTAMWVKSSQALHRTFNVDPLYLKHENSGLAIDYMHWQIPLSKRFRALKLWFVIRNYGITGLQKHIREGVRLAQKFEALVLADARFEIPATRHLGLVVFRLRGENNLTERLLKKMNSRGRVHCVPAALHGKYVIRFTVTSTNTTNEDILRDWAEIRNTANEILGDTTTSPVRAKVPLAETREKNENFGSSLLLANSPMSPKIVNGSFAAIYDTADVFEECTKAFGQLRLEARDSPAMRRRIRGILMSGKQFSLDSRMDLVQGYVSCRPAREMASELPLQEDEDFGTSEISDANQSKNDDPGECSTNQQEAEVSGNIDKSLRRQISNTRPNYVVNGSVKIGSQDCSNTLTSIMSAESNLPRSETIAAIGHRPYSSDLSSMQGHNENPDEGNEGSMGDAAVCRKCGHCMKKE, via the exons ATGAATCTAGAGGAATACCGCAAGCATG GAAAAGAAATGGTGGATTACATTGCCGATTATCTGGCGAATATTCGATCTCGACGCGTTTACCCGGCGGTTTCTCCCGGTTACCTGAGAAACGTTTTGCCTACATCCGCACCTGTGGATGGCGAACCTTGGGAGGATATATTCGCGGACATCGAAAGGTGCATCATGCCAGGAGTGACGCATTGGCAGAGTCCACATATGCACGCCTATTTTCCAGCCCTTAATTCACCTGCAAGTCTGCTAGCCGATATGCTGGCCGACGCAATCAATTGTCTTGGATTTACTTGG GCTTCGAGTCCTGCGTGTACAGAACTCGAGACGATCGTAATGAACTGGCTCGGGAAAATGATTGGCCTGCCAGATAAATTCTTACATTGTCCTGGAGGATCTGGAGGTGGTGGCGTGATACAAACAACTGCATCCGAAGCCACTCTCGTTTGCTTACTCGCAGCGAGAACCCGAGCAATTAGAGACGTGCAACAAAGTGAACCGGATCGTTTGCCCGCTGAGATTAATTCGCGTCTTGTCGCGTATTGCTCCGACCAG GCTCATTCCAGTGTAGAGAAAGCTGGATTGATAGGATTAGTTCGAATGAAGTATGTTGATTCTGACAGTCAACTAAGTATGAGAGGAGAGGCTTTGCTCGAAGCAATAACGCACGACAGAGCTGCGGGATTACTTCCCTTTTTT GTTTGCGCTACTTTGGGTACAACGGGTGCCTGTGCTTTCGATAATCTCAAAGAAGTTGGTCTTGTGT GTGAACAGAATGGACTCTGGTTGCACGTGGATGCAGCTTACGCAGGCAGTGCATTCGTGTGCCCTGAATTTCGTGGCTGGCTTCAAGGAATAGAATATGCCGATTCAATTGCATTTAATCCTAGTAAATGGCTCATGGTGCATTTTGATTGCACCGCTATGTG GGTGAAAAGTAGCCAAGCATTGCATAGAACCTTTAACGTGGATCCATTGTATTTGAAGCATGAAAACTCAG GGCTTGCTATCGATTATATG CACTGGCAAATTCCATTGTCAAAGAGATTCAGAGCGCTGAAATTGTGGTTCGTCATTAGAAATTACGGAATCACCGGTCTTCAGAAGCATATTCGCGAG GGCGTCAGGCTGGCACAAAAATTTGAAGCGCTCGTTTTAGCAGACGCGCGCTTCGAAATTCCAGCAACGAGGCATCTTGGACTTGTAGTGTTTCGTCTTCgtggagaaaataatttaacagaACGTTTATTGAAAAAGATGAATTCGAGGGGCCGTGTTCATTGCGTACCAGCTGCTTTGCATGGGAAATACGTGATTCGATTTACGGTCACTTCGACTAA CACCACTAATGAAGATATCTTAAGAGACTGGGCCGAGATACGAAATACAGCGAACGAAATTCTAGGAGATACCACAACTTCTCCTGTACGAGCAAAAGTTCCACTTGCAG AAACTCGAGAGAAGAACGAAAATTTCGGTTCAAGTTTGTTGTTGGCTAATTCTCCAATGTCACCAAAAATTGTGAATGGCAGCTTCGCTGCAATATACGATACTGCGGATGTATTCGAAGAATGCACGAAAGCGTTTGGTCAACTACGCCTCGAAGCTAGAGATAGTCcag CTATGCGGCGCCGGATTCGAGGAATATTGATGTCAGGAAAACAATTCTCTTTAGATTCCCGCATGGATCTCGTACAG GGATACGTTAGTTGTCGCCCAGCTAGAGAAATGGCGTCGGAATTACCATTGCAAGAGGACGAAGATTTTGGAACTAGTGAAATCTCTGACGCTAATCAATCAAAAAATG ATGACCCTGGTGAATGTTCAACTAACCAACAAGAGGCGGAAGTTTCCGGAAACATAGACAAATCGTTAAGAAGACAAATTTCTAATACTCGCCCAAATTACGTCGTGAATGGCTCGGTAAAGATCGGTTCTCAAGACTGCTCGAATACTCTAACGTCCATAATGTCTGCCGAAAGTAATTTGCCGAGAAGTGAAACAATAGCTGCGATCGGTCATCGTCCATATAGCAGCGATTTGTCATCGATGCAGGGCCACAATGAGAATCCTGATGAAGGAAATGAAGGCAGCATGGGGGACGCAGCTGTATGCAGAAAATGTGGCCATTGCATGAAGAAGGAATAG
- the Hdc gene encoding histidine decarboxylase isoform X3, whose protein sequence is MNLEEYRKHGKEMVDYIADYLANIRSRRVYPAVSPGYLRNVLPTSAPVDGEPWEDIFADIERCIMPGVTHWQSPHMHAYFPALNSPASLLADMLADAINCLGFTWASSPACTELETIVMNWLGKMIGLPDKFLHCPGGSGGGGVIQTTASEATLVCLLAARTRAIRDVQQSEPDRLPAEINSRLVAYCSDQAHSSVEKAGLIGLVRMKYVDSDSQLSMRGEALLEAITHDRAAGLLPFFVCATLGTTGACAFDNLKEVGLVCEQNGLWLHVDAAYAGSAFVCPEFRGWLQGIEYADSIAFNPSKWLMVHFDCTAMWVKSSQALHRTFNVDPLYLKHENSGLAIDYMHWQIPLSKRFRALKLWFVIRNYGITGLQKHIREGVRLAQKFEALVLADARFEIPATRHLGLVVFRLRGENNLTERLLKKMNSRGRVHCVPAALHGKYVIRFTVTSTNTTNEDILRDWAEIRNTANEILGDTTTSPVRAKVPLAGNAETNEKNENFGSSLLLANSPMSPKIVNGSFAAIYDTADVFEECTKAFGQLRLEARDSPDSRMDLVQGYVSCRPAREMASELPLQEDEDFGTSEISDANQSKNDDPGECSTNQQEAEVSGNIDKSLRRQISNTRPNYVVNGSVKIGSQDCSNTLTSIMSAESNLPRSETIAAIGHRPYSSDLSSMQGHNENPDEGNEGSMGDAAVCRKCGHCMKKE, encoded by the exons ATGAATCTAGAGGAATACCGCAAGCATG GAAAAGAAATGGTGGATTACATTGCCGATTATCTGGCGAATATTCGATCTCGACGCGTTTACCCGGCGGTTTCTCCCGGTTACCTGAGAAACGTTTTGCCTACATCCGCACCTGTGGATGGCGAACCTTGGGAGGATATATTCGCGGACATCGAAAGGTGCATCATGCCAGGAGTGACGCATTGGCAGAGTCCACATATGCACGCCTATTTTCCAGCCCTTAATTCACCTGCAAGTCTGCTAGCCGATATGCTGGCCGACGCAATCAATTGTCTTGGATTTACTTGG GCTTCGAGTCCTGCGTGTACAGAACTCGAGACGATCGTAATGAACTGGCTCGGGAAAATGATTGGCCTGCCAGATAAATTCTTACATTGTCCTGGAGGATCTGGAGGTGGTGGCGTGATACAAACAACTGCATCCGAAGCCACTCTCGTTTGCTTACTCGCAGCGAGAACCCGAGCAATTAGAGACGTGCAACAAAGTGAACCGGATCGTTTGCCCGCTGAGATTAATTCGCGTCTTGTCGCGTATTGCTCCGACCAG GCTCATTCCAGTGTAGAGAAAGCTGGATTGATAGGATTAGTTCGAATGAAGTATGTTGATTCTGACAGTCAACTAAGTATGAGAGGAGAGGCTTTGCTCGAAGCAATAACGCACGACAGAGCTGCGGGATTACTTCCCTTTTTT GTTTGCGCTACTTTGGGTACAACGGGTGCCTGTGCTTTCGATAATCTCAAAGAAGTTGGTCTTGTGT GTGAACAGAATGGACTCTGGTTGCACGTGGATGCAGCTTACGCAGGCAGTGCATTCGTGTGCCCTGAATTTCGTGGCTGGCTTCAAGGAATAGAATATGCCGATTCAATTGCATTTAATCCTAGTAAATGGCTCATGGTGCATTTTGATTGCACCGCTATGTG GGTGAAAAGTAGCCAAGCATTGCATAGAACCTTTAACGTGGATCCATTGTATTTGAAGCATGAAAACTCAG GGCTTGCTATCGATTATATG CACTGGCAAATTCCATTGTCAAAGAGATTCAGAGCGCTGAAATTGTGGTTCGTCATTAGAAATTACGGAATCACCGGTCTTCAGAAGCATATTCGCGAG GGCGTCAGGCTGGCACAAAAATTTGAAGCGCTCGTTTTAGCAGACGCGCGCTTCGAAATTCCAGCAACGAGGCATCTTGGACTTGTAGTGTTTCGTCTTCgtggagaaaataatttaacagaACGTTTATTGAAAAAGATGAATTCGAGGGGCCGTGTTCATTGCGTACCAGCTGCTTTGCATGGGAAATACGTGATTCGATTTACGGTCACTTCGACTAA CACCACTAATGAAGATATCTTAAGAGACTGGGCCGAGATACGAAATACAGCGAACGAAATTCTAGGAGATACCACAACTTCTCCTGTACGAGCAAAAGTTCCACTTGCAGGTAACGCAGAAACGAACG AGAAGAACGAAAATTTCGGTTCAAGTTTGTTGTTGGCTAATTCTCCAATGTCACCAAAAATTGTGAATGGCAGCTTCGCTGCAATATACGATACTGCGGATGTATTCGAAGAATGCACGAAAGCGTTTGGTCAACTACGCCTCGAAGCTAGAGATAGTCcag ATTCCCGCATGGATCTCGTACAG GGATACGTTAGTTGTCGCCCAGCTAGAGAAATGGCGTCGGAATTACCATTGCAAGAGGACGAAGATTTTGGAACTAGTGAAATCTCTGACGCTAATCAATCAAAAAATG ATGACCCTGGTGAATGTTCAACTAACCAACAAGAGGCGGAAGTTTCCGGAAACATAGACAAATCGTTAAGAAGACAAATTTCTAATACTCGCCCAAATTACGTCGTGAATGGCTCGGTAAAGATCGGTTCTCAAGACTGCTCGAATACTCTAACGTCCATAATGTCTGCCGAAAGTAATTTGCCGAGAAGTGAAACAATAGCTGCGATCGGTCATCGTCCATATAGCAGCGATTTGTCATCGATGCAGGGCCACAATGAGAATCCTGATGAAGGAAATGAAGGCAGCATGGGGGACGCAGCTGTATGCAGAAAATGTGGCCATTGCATGAAGAAGGAATAG